A region of Allocoleopsis franciscana PCC 7113 DNA encodes the following proteins:
- a CDS encoding class I SAM-dependent methyltransferase: protein MTSHVFHNKQKFFDRWAPNYDCLFTTIFYQAVHKRMLEYVELPHQPHVLDLGCGTGRLLHRLATQFPSLQGTGLDLSTEMLRQAQQRNPYGTRLTYRQGNAESMPFAEGEFDAVFNTISFLHYPNPQQVVLEVNRVLRPGGRFYLADHTVREEMGDRLFGFSPGGIRCYSPQRREQLGAQAGFECLGHYYLLGSVLLTIFGKPI from the coding sequence ATGACTAGTCATGTTTTCCACAACAAGCAAAAATTCTTTGATCGCTGGGCACCCAACTACGACTGCCTGTTCACGACGATATTTTACCAGGCTGTCCACAAACGAATGTTAGAATACGTTGAATTACCCCATCAACCCCATGTCCTCGATCTCGGTTGTGGTACAGGTCGTCTGCTGCATCGCCTCGCCACCCAATTTCCCAGCCTTCAAGGTACGGGGTTAGACTTATCAACAGAAATGCTGCGTCAAGCCCAACAGCGCAACCCGTATGGAACTCGACTCACTTATCGACAGGGTAATGCGGAATCAATGCCCTTTGCAGAAGGTGAATTTGATGCTGTGTTTAATACCATCAGCTTTCTGCATTACCCCAATCCTCAACAAGTTGTTTTGGAAGTGAATCGGGTGCTGCGTCCCGGTGGACGTTTCTACCTAGCTGACCATACTGTTAGAGAAGAAATGGGCGATCGCTTATTCGGGTTTTCTCCCGGCGGTATTCGCTGTTACAGCCCTCAGCGGCGAGAGCAATTGGGTGCACAGGCAGGTTTCGAGTGTTTGGGGCATTACTATCTTCTCGGTTCAGTTCTGCTGACGATTTTTGGTAAGCCCATTTAG
- a CDS encoding cyclic nucleotide-binding domain-containing protein yields the protein MKKVFFLLGELVDEDIDWMISTGRREEVPAGTVLIQEGRPIDTLLILLEGTLSVSVAALEGKTIARLTSGAVVGEMSFADARPPSATVQAVENSLILAIPRASLVEKLREDEGFASRFYRAIAIFMSTRLRGTVRYLGYAKGQLLQDDNTSADDLSPEMLDNVPLAKARFDWLLRRLRNTDYAALPE from the coding sequence ATGAAAAAGGTCTTTTTTTTACTGGGTGAACTAGTGGACGAGGACATCGATTGGATGATCTCAACGGGTCGTCGCGAGGAAGTGCCTGCGGGAACCGTTCTCATCCAAGAAGGTCGGCCCATCGATACACTCCTGATTCTGCTAGAGGGAACGCTGTCTGTGTCTGTTGCCGCCCTAGAAGGCAAGACGATCGCTCGCTTAACCAGTGGTGCGGTTGTGGGCGAAATGTCCTTCGCTGATGCCCGTCCCCCGTCAGCGACGGTTCAGGCGGTAGAAAACTCCTTGATTTTAGCGATTCCCAGAGCGAGTTTGGTCGAAAAATTGAGAGAGGATGAAGGCTTTGCGTCTCGTTTTTATCGGGCGATCGCCATTTTCATGTCCACCCGACTACGGGGTACAGTCAGATATTTGGGTTATGCCAAAGGTCAACTGTTGCAAGACGATAACACCTCAGCCGATGACCTCTCTCCCGAAATGCTCGATAATGTTCCCCTGGCTAAGGCTCGATTTGACTGGCTGCTCAGGCGCTTGAGAAATACGGATTATGCCGCCCTCCCGGAATAA
- the psb35 gene encoding photosystem II assembly protein Psb35 gives MHLLMGVGVEAAPHFPVSFTLVYVVGFIAAVTIGSIAWYNSKRPPGWENKERPDIVPKVEKKDNPGL, from the coding sequence ATGCATTTATTAATGGGAGTAGGAGTCGAGGCGGCTCCCCATTTTCCAGTTTCTTTTACCCTGGTGTACGTTGTAGGTTTTATTGCGGCTGTAACCATTGGCTCAATTGCCTGGTACAACTCGAAGCGTCCTCCCGGTTGGGAAAACAAAGAGCGTCCTGATATTGTGCCCAAGGTAGAAAAGAAAGATAATCCGGGCTTATAA
- a CDS encoding transglycosylase domain-containing protein yields MSKFIPKHKDLSSQINSSASTESEPESLSPDQQQEKTGQPKSSHGLLTRCQQGVTVTINGIKRVSTPVIEQFTGPRKLHRRPWFWLGISAGGGAIALGVGWVVLENSLPDSTADLLTYVRDDTITIKAEKGEILQQIGPATRETIKIDDVPKTLTQAFLATEDQRFEKHHGVDYQGILRALLSNIQAGDVVEGGSTITQQLARIVYFNQERTIARKLKEMLMAQRIEKNVDKNTILERYLNLVYLGSGAYGVADAAWVYFSKSVKDLTLPEMAMIAGLPAAPNDYSPLSNPKIAKERRDTVLKRMQNNGFITKAQADEAIATPVVTKPSNPKRLERKANYFTDYIQQELPKYISKEKLAQQGLTIETTLNVDWQNAAEEAVQETVKREGRWQGFKQASLVAIDPRTGQIKAMVGGKDFYNQQFNRVTQAKRQPGSTFKTFVYATAVAAGISPNRGYLDAPYTVDGYTPKNYGDKFRGWVNIRDAFTHSINVVALKTLIDVGWEPTIDVAKKMGIESTLHPTYSLALGASEVNLLEITSAYGTLATQGLHTNPYGIHRILDQHGKVIYEGKSKSERAIDQDTAAIMTWMLRNVVKDGTGRSAQLDNRPVAGKTGTSDEARDLWFIGYIPQMVAGVWLGNDDNKPTSGASSTAASTWHQFMEKVVKDMEVEKFPDRPTQLENRKPTIKAQPIRPKRAITKAIPNSDSDSDSASERNSERTSRRRSRTENSYSGSSRSNTSENTSLDDSSSRRRRRRRRSSESQSASQSSSESQSETPRRSRRRRSSGENTSSTESSSRRRRSSGENTSSNESSSRRSSSRRSSSRRSSSRRSSSRSSDSNATESSNSTSTRSSSKRRRSSQRSEPSTSSPAPAPRRRRARYESAPAAAPPAPPASRKVSEPARSRAPVAPAPPPEPPAPAAE; encoded by the coding sequence TTGGTTGGGAATCAGTGCTGGAGGTGGTGCGATCGCGTTGGGTGTCGGGTGGGTAGTTCTAGAGAACAGTCTTCCGGATTCCACTGCCGATCTCTTGACCTATGTCCGAGATGACACGATTACGATCAAAGCAGAAAAGGGTGAAATTCTCCAGCAAATTGGGCCAGCCACCCGCGAAACCATCAAAATTGACGACGTTCCTAAAACCTTAACTCAAGCCTTTCTAGCGACTGAAGACCAGCGCTTTGAAAAACATCACGGGGTCGATTACCAAGGAATTCTCCGCGCTCTACTGTCTAACATTCAAGCTGGGGATGTCGTAGAAGGTGGAAGCACCATCACCCAGCAGCTTGCCCGAATTGTCTACTTCAATCAGGAGCGAACCATCGCGCGCAAGCTCAAAGAAATGCTGATGGCGCAAAGAATTGAGAAGAATGTTGACAAAAACACTATCCTTGAGCGGTATTTAAACCTAGTTTATCTGGGTTCAGGTGCTTATGGAGTTGCGGATGCGGCTTGGGTCTACTTTAGTAAATCGGTAAAAGATTTGACCCTGCCCGAAATGGCGATGATTGCCGGATTGCCTGCTGCTCCTAATGACTACTCACCTTTGAGCAACCCCAAAATCGCCAAAGAGCGCCGTGATACTGTCCTAAAAAGGATGCAAAACAACGGATTTATCACAAAAGCGCAAGCGGATGAGGCGATTGCAACGCCTGTGGTGACTAAACCGAGCAATCCCAAGCGACTGGAGCGAAAAGCCAATTACTTTACTGACTACATTCAACAGGAACTCCCCAAGTACATTTCCAAAGAGAAATTAGCTCAGCAGGGATTGACGATTGAAACCACTTTAAATGTGGACTGGCAAAACGCCGCTGAAGAAGCCGTTCAAGAAACCGTCAAACGAGAGGGACGCTGGCAAGGGTTTAAGCAAGCATCTTTGGTTGCCATTGACCCACGCACCGGTCAGATTAAGGCCATGGTGGGAGGCAAGGATTTCTATAATCAACAATTTAACCGTGTCACTCAGGCCAAGCGTCAGCCTGGTTCTACCTTTAAGACATTTGTTTACGCCACAGCCGTCGCCGCTGGCATTTCTCCCAATCGCGGCTACCTAGATGCGCCCTATACCGTCGATGGCTACACACCGAAAAACTATGGGGATAAATTCCGGGGTTGGGTCAATATCCGAGATGCTTTCACCCATTCGATTAATGTTGTCGCATTGAAAACGCTGATTGATGTAGGTTGGGAGCCTACGATTGATGTGGCAAAAAAAATGGGGATTGAATCAACACTCCACCCCACCTACTCCCTTGCCTTAGGAGCCTCTGAGGTGAATCTGTTAGAGATCACCAGTGCTTATGGCACTCTGGCAACCCAAGGATTGCATACCAATCCTTATGGTATTCACCGCATTCTCGATCAGCACGGTAAGGTCATTTACGAGGGGAAAAGTAAGAGTGAGCGGGCGATTGACCAAGATACGGCTGCAATCATGACTTGGATGCTGCGAAACGTCGTCAAGGATGGTACCGGCCGTTCGGCTCAGCTCGATAATCGCCCGGTTGCTGGAAAGACGGGCACCTCAGATGAGGCTCGCGACCTCTGGTTTATTGGTTACATTCCCCAGATGGTAGCCGGTGTCTGGCTCGGCAATGATGACAACAAACCCACCTCTGGCGCGAGTAGTACAGCCGCTTCTACCTGGCATCAGTTCATGGAAAAGGTGGTCAAAGACATGGAAGTTGAAAAATTTCCTGACCGCCCGACACAATTAGAAAACCGCAAGCCCACGATTAAAGCCCAACCCATTAGACCTAAACGAGCGATAACCAAAGCGATTCCTAATTCTGATTCTGATTCTGATAGCGCTTCCGAAAGGAATTCAGAACGCACTTCTAGAAGGCGCTCTAGAACAGAAAACAGTTATAGCGGGAGTTCGCGCTCTAATACTTCCGAGAATACTTCTTTAGACGACAGTTCTTCAAGGCGGCGGCGACGGCGGCGCAGATCCAGTGAGAGTCAATCGGCCTCTCAAAGCTCCAGTGAGAGTCAATCAGAAACGCCAAGACGTTCCCGGCGTCGGCGAAGCTCTGGGGAAAATACTAGCTCCACTGAGTCAAGTTCTCGGCGTCGGCGAAGCTCTGGGGAAAATACTAGCTCCAACGAGTCAAGTTCTCGGCGCTCAAGTTCTCGGCGCTCAAGTTCTCGGCGCTCAAGTTCTCGGCGCTCAAGCTCTAGAAGCTCAGATTCCAACGCCACAGAGTCCAGCAACTCGACTTCGACCCGCTCATCCTCCAAAAGGCGGCGCTCTTCCCAGAGGAGTGAGCCATCAACTTCATCACCAGCTCCCGCGCCTAGACGCCGCCGCGCCCGGTATGAATCCGCACCAGCAGCGGCTCCTCCAGCTCCTCCAGCGTCTAGAAAAGTATCAGAACCTGCTCGGTCGAGAGCTCCTGTTGCACCAGCGCCCCCCCCAGAGCCACCGGCACCAGCCGCCGAGTAA